AAGAAAGGCCACGTTTATAGAATAAGGCTGTAATTCTTTTTAACCAGGACTATGAGTAACCTGCTAACTACGCCACACACAGGTTCTGGTAACGCAGCAGATTACTGAGAATGATCCATATTTAGACCCATTACAGATACAGCAGACAGTCTGCAACCAGAGTATAGGTCTGTTCTGTCACAAGAGGGCAGTAAGCCTCCATTTATAGACGGTCTCGTGGTCTGACGTTCATCACCCAACACAGCTGAAGACTTGTTTTGCAGAGATCTCATACAAATTTAAATCATGTGTTAGAAGTTGAAACATGGGATTTACATTACTACTAATACAGTTCCACAGTTTAGTCCATAGATGGCTCGTTTGCGTTCATCTCTTAATAATATGCAAGAAAAACTTTGTTTGTCCACATGACTAAtttgttttaatcatttttttatataattgaGTGATAAGTTCTACTTGGCAGATTTAATTCACAATGTGAATCgcctgctttgtctttgtcataGACATAGAGATATGTTGCTGTAAATTCAATAGTATCTTATATTTACCATTTAAAATATCGACATATTTATCACTGCTCGTTTGTTAGAAGAGATTAAATCCACGTTTCCGTAATGTGTATAAATTGATGCAACGCATAATGTAAATTCCTTTACTCAGAGTGTGATGAACCGATTCCACTGTCGGCGTCTTCTtgtaacaaaagcaaaaaatacaaacgtttttctcctcctcaggtgTAGAAGTGGACCAGAGGTCCGACCCCCACCCTTCTCACAGTGTATTGCAGCTTTAAAACAGTCCACAATGCCTTGCGGTGTCCCAGTTCCACTGCTGTGTATTTACCAGCACAAGTAATGAGATGGGGAGAGGGGCATTTTCCGCAGCTTGCTGGTGAGTCCGCAGAAGACGAGCGCACAGGGAGGACGGGCTCAAAAACTTTCAGGCAGGAGGTTTAACCATCGCTTACGCGTTCATCGGGACTCGATCGCCGCCTCCTCCGTGTCTTAGTCCCGCAGCCAGGCGCTACTTTGTCGCAGTTCGCTGGAAGTGATTTGCTGGCCAGAGGTTCTGGAGGAGAACGTTCGCGGAATTCGCGTCGTTACCTGTGCGTTTTCACCAAAGTTCGGACTGCGAGCGCCGGGTTCAATCCCCAGCACATCCTAAAGGTAAAACCGTTTTAATCCTAGACGCCCGTGCCGCCCCTAGTTGAGATAACGGAAACATTTCTCTAGTTAAATAGTTGGGCTCGCCTCTGAGCTCTACTACAGCCCGTTATCGCCATTTCTCCAAACTCGTCCCACTCGACATGAActgtgtgagggagggagggatgcgGTTTAGAGCTGGAATGCACGGACGTATTGTGCAAAGTCGTTTATCGTGTTGTGTCAGTCACTCATCAGATTTAACATCCTAGAGGCAGGTTATGGGCTCATTTATAAACTCATCAGTAACACAACATATAAAATCACTGGAGTTCACTGTATTCACGTCCTTGACAGTTCTCTGAGGAGCAtaacggaggaggagaaccaaCCTGTAGAGCTGCTGCACTCAGCCAAGGTGTCACGTGTCATGCGTGGATATGCTTTGCAAGCTTTGAGGGGTGCCTGGTTCAGAAATACTGTAGACTCCCATCATTCTGTGTCATTCAGAGCCACAGTACAGTGACTGCGGGCTGCAGAAGTTCAGCCACTTTGTTGTAGCGCTGCTCCAAAACCGTTTTAGCCCTATAAATGCTTGCGTGCGCGCATTCGGCCCCGAACGAGGCGTTGCAAACCGCTGTAAGTGTAAACCGTGGCCGGGGGCCTCCTGCTGCGCGTCGTCCCCGCTCCTGCAGGCTCCTGCAGGCCGCCTGCCCCGCTGGCTCTTAAAAGGCTGGCGAGCGAGCACGGACATGGCAGGGGAACAAAGGCAGCATTATTGCTGGACGAACGTGCCGTCCAGATGTTCCAGATCTTGCCAGCGCTGACCTCccaaatgggggggggggtgtagttGGAGTCTGCTCCAGCCTCTAATAGTTTAATATCAGCCAAGcgaagagcgagcgagggaggaggaagagctttGCTCCTGGGCAGGAGCCGTGGAGGTCGTGTGTAGCGTGACTGGATGTGGGCTTAATCCCAATCAGGCCCGGGCTTCAGATTGGAGCGCTGGAAATCTGAAGTCCTGGCCAATACTTCGCGACACTTCCCGTTCTGATCCCGTGGCGACCGCTCGCTCACTGTATCTGCCGCGAGGCCGACAGCTCGTTGCTTATCGTCCGTCGAGCCCTGTCGCATCCTCGCAGCGCAGGAATGCGTGCCCTGGTTCTTATCAGTTTCCACTTTGAGGGATCAAGGCCCAACCTTGGCAACGGCCTGTGCTGATGTTTACATTTGTAGAGAGTGTCAGACTGAAGCTTCTTTATCGTGTCTCCCGTCAGGATCTTTAACGTGTCACCGCAGGGGTCCAGTCTTCGCTGTATTTTTCTTTTGGGCGTCCTTTATAAATATGCTTTAGTTTTATACTGGGTCATAGAATCTGGAAGAACTAAAAGGCAGGAAGGAGATTCCCCCAGTTTGTTCCAATCCAGTTACCACCAGTGCGTCCGCAATAAACCAGCCTCTCTCTGGCTGCTCACAGGGATCTGTTTCACAACAGATCTGTTACCAATTACAGCCCGGTATAAATTGCTAGTAATTACACGTTGCTCTACAGGGAGcacaatttaaattaaagtttGGTTAGCGAGAGGCAAGTAACACACTGGTGTCACTTCAGCCTGTAAGTCTCCCATTGTCCTTAATtagcagcagcgaggaggaatTTGACATGCCTTAAACGAGGTATTCGTTTTATTTGGAGTTCAATTCATCAGAGTTACTATGTGTAACTCTAAAACGCTGCAGGCTATTGTTCCCCCGGCCCAGTGTACACAGTAGTAACACTGGACAGGAACCAGAGGGCATTGGCGTCTATTCAAGGAGGTAGAACTTGTGGAAAATGAGTGTTTTCCTGTGAGATCATTTTTCTTCGCTCGGCTGAGCCGCTGCcccgcaggcgtcctcccgaGCGGAGCTCGCTCTCGGTTTCCTTTTTAATCTACTGAAGCCCCATTTTGTTCGGCGAACCGCTCCGCTACACGATGCTCAGGCCGCCTCGTGATCCTGGAGTGGAACTGCCCTTCTTCTTTACGGCGCTCGCGGTGTGACTGCGGCGCGTTGAAGCCCCCACAGGAGCATATGGCGGCTTGTTTACACCGGCAGCCAGTCCGGGTCTCCCCTCTGCCAGCTCCGTGTGCTCCCGTAGGTCCCGAGGATGGTCACCGGCAGCAGGGTGGGTCCCCCCGACCCGGCAGGACCGGTGATCAGCGCTGAAGTCGtccgatgggggggggggggggttctgcggTTTTGCTGCAGCCGGTCGTCTCTCGGCGGAGCTTAAGTGGAATTCAGGAGAATTTAAGCCGTCGTCTGTCTCGCGAAGTGCCTCGCTGGCGTAAAATGATCAAATCAGAGAGCGGGCAGCTCCCCAAGCTGTGGCTTTGACAGGCCGGAGGAGTGGGGACGGCACCGTGCCCCGCGCCGCTGCGCCTGTGTCATCACTTGGGTTTTCCGGGTTTATGTTAACAAGTATAAATATTGTAAGTCTGGACCAGAGTGATGTTTGGAAATCAGGCAGCTTGTTTTGTCTTAATGCACATGAAGTATGTATTTCTGTTGGAACTGGCTAATTAGTTCAGTTTGGTTGTTTGTATTAGAATACATCAAGCGTTGTGTTTCATGCTGTAGTTTTAAACCCTAACTCAGTTGTTATTAGTCCTTAAGTAAATGATATATATAGCTTTTATGGACTATTCAACATGACTGCTCTGCATCATGACTCACTTCCTATCAGTCAGTCTACGTATCCACAAAGGGTTAAAGTGAAAAGGTGACAGTGCTGTGGGTCACTGCAGGAGCGTTCCTGCAGCGTGCTTGTGTGActacattcattttttttcccctccgtCCTTCTGCACTTGACGCCTTTTAAGGAAGGACTGAACAAAGGGCAAAAGCACTTTCCAAGCGACTCTGAGGATAAAGTGATGAAGAGCCGGGCCACCGACAAAGACCGCGCTCGTGTATGAATGAACAGATTGCGTACACTTCAATAATGCACGCCTACAAATTGGCAGAAATAAGCTATTACAGCTATTACACCTTTTTTATTACACACTAAGTGACAGTATAgtataaatgaaaatatattaaaaaaaaaacaaatgcatgcACCTCCTGTGGTCCAGTTGTACAAATGCTACCATGCAGCGACGGTTATGTCTCCATATTTAGAAAGACTGTGGGATGTGAGCAGGCTGGGctggatgacacacacacacacacacacacacacacacacacacacacacacacacacacacacacacacacacacacacacacacacacacaggggaggTGTAATTGGTGGTGGCGGTGAACAAAAGAACCTTTTGACTCACCAGCGTAGGTGCAATGAAGGTTAGATCCAGAAGAGAGTGATACGGATCTAAAGAGATGCCATTTATTCTCCTCCTGTGCACTTAAACCGTCCTTGAAGAACGTGTCTCTGGGCTTTCCATACACTGTCTGTAGTTAACCTTCACATTTCAACGGGAGCGTTGCCAGTCTGAATTTGGTACTCAGCCGTTTAACCTTTGCTTCATTCTTTGAATTGCATCTCTGAAATGAATGGtagtctttttctgttttttataaGGACTGAATCCAGGCTGcgacagtgacagtgatgatAACTGTCATCCAAAACAAAAGCTTACTTCACTCTCTGGTGGTATGATTTTCCTCTTCTATGCTTCCTCTGTTTCACACACTGAGCGTCTCTTCCTGCTCGCTCCTCGCTGCCTACGTGCAATTGTTCGTACAAAAGCAGGAACGGAGCTGGAGACCGTGCGCTGGCAGCCTCTTCCTGCACCTCCAGCAGACACGTACCTATTCATAGAGAATAAGAACACGGCAGCGCTGCCAGCTGGTCCTGGCACGTCTGGCTCCACGAGTCCCTTCCAAACTGGGGGAATCATTAAGCTGCTGCTACGTGTTTActctctgctcatttgactGCTTGTATTAGGAGTCAGTCCTTCAGCCTAACTGAGCATTACAACCTCGGCCTTAGAAGCACcgtgacttcctgtttcctgttttccctcAGGGTACCGATAGAGCAGCCCaaaggcccccccccccagcagcctCCAGTGATGATGGGGCCAGCACACAACCGGCCCCCTCGCTTCTGACCCAACATGGAGCTCAAGGTCTGGGTGGATGGAGTCCAGAGAGTCGTCTGTGGAGTCACTGAGGCAACCACCTGCCAGGAAGTGGTGATTGCTCTGGCCCAGGCCATAGGTAGATATTTCCTGTTCAACAATACAGTTACATGCACAAAACGATAAACATGGATCCCTAAAAACTGTTGCAAAATGTTCCATTtggctgtttttattatatttgaatcagaaccagaaaacCAGATGACTAAGGTTTAAATATATTCTTTACTTGCTAATAGCCAGTTTTAAGTTGGCTAAATGTTATAACATGTGGCTCCATTTACTGCATTGTTATGATCTCATGTGTGGGTTACATCATAGCTGTTGAATTATTCTGGGATTGTTATTTTACAAGGAACACTACGTGACACGTTCCACCTTTTGCAATGCCGAATCCCTGATGAACTGGCGCTTCTGTCACCTACGGTagttatttttgttcttttgttgcGTCTCCTCCATCTCACACTGAGGCAAACGCAGCTAAAAGGAAAAAGGAGTAAACCTCATTCACGGTTTCACATTTAGAAAAAGGTGCGTTTCAGTCTCCTGCCCACATTAAACGTCTGTTGAGCTACAGTGGGTAACATTGGAGGCTTGAATCAAAGCTCCCCCTTTCCCATATGGCATCTTCAGGGATGGGGGCTCATGAGCAGACTGTGTTGACATCACCTCCCACAAGCAAAGGGTAGGAGGAGGGAAAGAGTGACTCATCCCTCGGTCTCCTGCCAAACGTGGAACCCAGCGCTTCTGAGCCTCTTCCTCACTTCTATTAAAAACGCACGCATCAGGTTAAGTCATCAGTCTGGAGTTGGCATTAACGGGCATTTCTGTCCACATGCTGTTTTTATGTGGTCTCTaagcacataaaaacacaagcaaaggttctgttgtgttgtttacagGTCGCACTGGGAGATACACCCTGGTAGAAAAATGGCGCGACACCGAGCGCCACCTGGCTCCCCATGAGAGCCCCGTGGCCTCGCTGAACACGTGGGGCCAGTACGCCGGCGACGTCCAGCTGATTCTGCATCGCACAGGCCCCTCGCTGACCGAAAGACCCCCCTCGGAGGGACCCCCCCTGAGGGGGCCTGAGCGCGGGCTGCATCGGCAGAGCCTCCCTCCCCTCGCAAAGCTCCGTCACCCCAGCGACCGCTCCCTCCGGCGGCGCGAGCCTCGCCGCAAGTCCCTCACCTTCACCGGGGCTCCCAGGGGCCTCAGGGAGATCCTGGGCGGGGGCCGGGTCGGAGAGGCCGAGTCCAAACGGAGACTCGTCCTTGGGAACGGGGCCAGCCACTACCACGCAGGACCGGCCATCGGGAGCGTGTCCCCCGGTCTGTGGGCATGTCGCATGGAAGACCTGGTCCGACTGGTGGGTTTACAGAGGGAGACCCTCAACGTGctggagaagaagctggaggcctATGAGGCCGAGCTCCACGTCTGGGCCGAAGGGAGAGGCGGGAGAGGGGGAGGGTCCGCGGGGGTCctgggcggaggaggagagctgatGGAAGAGATCCTGAGGCTGGAGAAACATCTAAGGAAGAatgaggtggagatggaggaggaggagttctgGGCCACAGAGCTACAGATTGAGCTGGAGAGCGAGAGGCAGCTGGAAGAGAGACTACAGGAGCTGCAAGGGCGTCTGAAGGGCTGTGAAGTGGAGATTGAAGAGAAGCTGGCGTTGGTACAGGTgtgctctgtctttctctgaaaCAACTGTATGTTTTCTAAAAGGTTGCCAGAAAAAAGCTGCAATAAAATggaatccttttgtttttttgtgtctttgtgccgtCAGAGTGTGGAGGTGGGTCTGCAGGAGGCGCGGCTCcagcgggagcagcaggagacccAGTGGGTCAGCGAGGCCGAGGCCCGGGCCCAGGCCCTCCGGGTCAAAGCGGAGCTGAAGGCCCAGGAGAGACAGGCCGTCCAGCtggaaagcagctgcagagccgtGGACCGGTCGCTGGGGCAGAGCAGCAAGAAACTGCAGGTGGGACATGAGCGCGGGCGCACGCAGCGCTCTTTCGTCCAATAAAATGCTGCGGGCGATGAACCGATGGCGGAGATCGTCCATCAGCAGTAATTTATTTGAGCATCTGTCCACCTGAGTGGTCTCGCACTATGACGCTGGATCGCTGCCAGCAGAGGCTGCACTgtctcacagcagcacattagcAGCTTTTATTGTCTGCTAATGCAGCTTTTAAGCTTGAATCAAGTTTATAATTATGtgagaaataaaattaaagtcACCGTCTTATTTTAGTCACTCG
The genomic region above belongs to Betta splendens chromosome 6, fBetSpl5.4, whole genome shotgun sequence and contains:
- the LOC114856736 gene encoding ras association domain-containing protein 8; this translates as MELKVWVDGVQRVVCGVTEATTCQEVVIALAQAIGRTGRYTLVEKWRDTERHLAPHESPVASLNTWGQYAGDVQLILHRTGPSLTERPPSEGPPLRGPERGLHRQSLPPLAKLRHPSDRSLRRREPRRKSLTFTGAPRGLREILGGGRVGEAESKRRLVLGNGASHYHAGPAIGSVSPGLWACRMEDLVRLVGLQRETLNVLEKKLEAYEAELHVWAEGRGGRGGGSAGVLGGGGELMEEILRLEKHLRKNEVEMEEEEFWATELQIELESERQLEERLQELQGRLKGCEVEIEEKLALVQSVEVGLQEARLQREQQETQWVSEAEARAQALRVKAELKAQERQAVQLESSCRAVDRSLGQSSKKLQDMQQELEQLTKELRQVNLQQFIKQTGTKVTVLPAEPTEDDASGQNKDLGPLTGSLKRPVSSQPVPSHLRVLHSPLSSGLNPEGIYV